A portion of the Faecalibacterium sp. I3-3-89 genome contains these proteins:
- the nrdD gene encoding anaerobic ribonucleoside-triphosphate reductase yields the protein MKIIKRNGAEVPFDITKIITAVTKASDSVGGKARLSREQITDIAAAVTDQCQALNRAISVEEIQDMVENQLMDIKAHDIARHYITYRYIQSLKRQTNTTDERILSLIECQNEEVKQENANKNPTVNSVQRDYMAGEISKDLTARLLLDPEIVKAHQEGLIHFHDSDYFAQHMHNCDLINLDDMLQNGTVISGTYIEKPHSFSTACNIATQIIAQVASNQYGGQSISLTHLAPFVDVSRKKIAAEVEAEMEGLDVSAERKREIVERRLRNEINRGVQTIQYQVVTLMTTNGQAPFITVFMYLGEARNAQEKADLAIIIEETIRQRYQGVKNEAGVWITPAFPKLIYVLEEDNIHPGDPYYYLTELAAKCTAKRMVPDYISEKKMLELKVDKNGEGHCYTCMGCRSFLTPYVDPETGKPKYYGRFNQGVVTINLVDVALSSGGNFDKFWKIFDERLALCHRALQARHKRLLGTPSDAAPILWQYGALARLKKGEKIDKLLFGGYSTISLGYAGLYECVKYMTGKSHTDAGAKPFALSVMQHMNDKCNEWKKAENMDYSLYGTPLESTTYKFAKCLQKRFGIVPGITDKNYITNSYHVHVSETIDAFTKLKFESEFQKLSPGGAISYVEVPNMQDNLEAVMSVLQFIYDNIMYAELNTKSDYCQCCGYDGEIKIVEDDGKLVWECPKCGNRDQNKLNVARRTCGYIGTQFWNQGRTQEIKDRVLHL from the coding sequence ATGAAGATCATCAAACGCAACGGTGCTGAAGTACCTTTCGATATTACCAAGATCATCACCGCTGTCACCAAAGCCAGCGATTCGGTGGGCGGCAAGGCCCGTCTCTCCCGGGAGCAGATCACCGACATCGCCGCAGCCGTGACCGATCAGTGTCAGGCACTCAACCGCGCCATCAGCGTGGAAGAGATACAGGATATGGTGGAGAACCAGCTCATGGACATCAAGGCCCATGACATCGCCCGCCACTATATCACTTACCGCTATATCCAGAGCCTCAAGCGCCAAACCAACACCACCGACGAGCGCATCCTGAGCCTTATCGAGTGCCAGAACGAGGAAGTCAAGCAGGAGAACGCCAACAAGAACCCCACCGTCAACAGCGTCCAGCGCGACTACATGGCCGGTGAGATCTCCAAGGATCTGACCGCCCGCCTGCTGCTGGACCCCGAGATCGTCAAGGCTCATCAGGAGGGTCTCATCCACTTCCACGACTCCGACTACTTTGCCCAGCATATGCACAACTGCGACCTCATCAATCTGGACGATATGCTCCAGAATGGCACGGTCATCTCGGGCACCTATATCGAGAAGCCCCACAGTTTCTCCACCGCCTGCAACATCGCCACCCAGATCATCGCGCAGGTGGCCTCCAACCAGTACGGCGGCCAGAGCATCAGCCTGACCCACCTTGCCCCCTTCGTAGACGTCTCCCGCAAGAAGATCGCCGCTGAGGTCGAGGCTGAGATGGAGGGTCTGGATGTTTCTGCCGAGCGCAAGCGCGAGATCGTGGAGCGCCGCCTGCGCAATGAGATCAACCGCGGCGTCCAGACCATCCAGTATCAGGTCGTCACCCTTATGACCACCAACGGTCAGGCTCCCTTCATCACCGTCTTCATGTATCTGGGTGAGGCCCGCAACGCGCAGGAGAAGGCCGACCTTGCCATCATCATCGAGGAGACCATCCGCCAGCGCTATCAGGGCGTGAAGAATGAGGCCGGTGTCTGGATCACCCCCGCCTTCCCCAAGCTCATCTATGTGCTGGAGGAGGACAACATCCACCCCGGCGACCCCTACTACTATCTGACTGAGCTGGCTGCCAAGTGCACCGCCAAGCGGATGGTACCCGACTATATCTCCGAGAAGAAGATGCTCGAGCTGAAGGTAGACAAGAACGGCGAGGGCCACTGCTACACCTGCATGGGCTGCCGCAGCTTCCTCACCCCTTATGTGGACCCCGAGACCGGCAAGCCCAAGTATTACGGCCGCTTCAATCAGGGCGTCGTGACCATCAATCTGGTGGATGTGGCCCTCAGCTCCGGCGGCAACTTCGACAAGTTCTGGAAGATCTTCGACGAGCGTCTGGCGCTCTGCCACCGCGCTCTGCAGGCCCGCCACAAGCGCCTGCTGGGCACCCCCAGCGATGCCGCCCCCATTCTGTGGCAGTATGGCGCACTGGCCCGCCTCAAGAAAGGCGAGAAGATCGACAAACTCCTCTTTGGCGGCTACTCCACCATCAGTCTCGGCTACGCCGGCCTGTATGAGTGCGTGAAGTATATGACCGGCAAGAGCCACACTGACGCCGGTGCAAAGCCCTTCGCCCTCAGTGTGATGCAGCATATGAACGACAAGTGCAACGAGTGGAAGAAGGCCGAAAACATGGACTATTCCCTCTACGGCACTCCGCTGGAATCCACCACCTACAAATTCGCCAAGTGCCTGCAGAAGCGGTTTGGCATCGTGCCCGGCATCACCGACAAGAACTATATCACCAACAGCTATCACGTCCATGTTTCGGAGACGATCGATGCGTTCACCAAGCTGAAGTTCGAGAGCGAGTTCCAGAAGCTGTCCCCGGGCGGTGCCATCAGCTATGTGGAAGTCCCCAATATGCAGGACAATCTTGAGGCCGTGATGAGCGTGCTGCAGTTCATCTACGACAACATCATGTACGCCGAGTTGAATACCAAGTCGGATTACTGCCAGTGCTGCGGCTACGACGGCGAGATCAAGATCGTCGAAGACGACGGCAAGCTGGTGTGGGAGTGCCCCAAGTGCGGCAACCGTGACCAGAACAAGCTGAATGTCGCCCGCCGTACCTGCGGCTATATCGGCACCCAGTTCTGGAATCAGGGCCGGACGCAGGAGATCAAGGATCGGGTGTTACACTTGTAA
- the nrdG gene encoding anaerobic ribonucleoside-triphosphate reductase activating protein: protein MNYATIKYYDIANGPGVRTSVFVSGCRHHCPGCFNEVAWDFGYGSPFDKPVRNEVFASCKPDYIAGLSLLGGEPMEPENQRELVTFVQNFKALYPKKTVWCYSGYTWEQLTGKVPCHARCEVTDELLRLLDVLVDGRFVEAEHDISLRFRGSRNQRLLDVPKSLAAGQPVWWQDEKVFSTHTME, encoded by the coding sequence ATGAACTACGCAACCATTAAATATTATGACATCGCCAACGGGCCGGGGGTTCGCACCAGCGTCTTCGTCTCCGGGTGCCGCCACCACTGCCCCGGCTGCTTCAACGAGGTGGCATGGGACTTCGGTTACGGTTCCCCCTTCGACAAGCCCGTCCGCAACGAGGTATTCGCCTCCTGCAAGCCGGATTATATCGCGGGCCTCTCCCTGCTGGGCGGCGAACCGATGGAGCCGGAGAACCAGCGGGAACTGGTGACTTTCGTCCAGAACTTCAAGGCCCTCTACCCGAAGAAGACCGTCTGGTGCTACTCCGGCTACACATGGGAACAGCTGACCGGCAAGGTTCCCTGTCACGCACGGTGTGAAGTCACCGACGAGCTGCTGCGTCTGCTGGACGTGCTGGTGGATGGCCGCTTCGTGGAGGCTGAGCACGACATCTCCCTCCGTTTCCGGGGCAGCCGGAACCAGCGTCTGCTGGATGTGCCCAAGTCCCTCGCCGCCGGGCAGCCGGTTTGGTGGCAGGACGAAAAGGTCTTCTCCACCCATACGATGGAATGA
- a CDS encoding RecQ family ATP-dependent DNA helicase has protein sequence MADPHSILKKVFGYDSFRPGQEEIVRRLLDGQDVLAVMPTGAGKSICYQVPALLLPGITIVVSPLVSLMKDQVGALVQAGVAAAFLNNSLTDNQKALMLHRAREGWYKIIYVAPERLEMPGFQRFAQEKLISMVTVDEAHCISQWGQDFRPSYLRIKAFVDSLPSRPVVGAFTATATARVRDDIRSHLDLHQPYEVTTGFDRPNLYFETRRALPSQKPKELLDLVLREGDNAGIVYCSTTKQVDETARLLQSRGIRAAAYHAKLDAEVRRKNQDDFLYDRVQIMVATNAFGMGIDKPNVRFVIHYNMPKDLESYYQEAGRAGRDGLPSRCILLYSGTDVRTIRFFIDKEMEADNGLPADVKAEAARKAEERLKYMTFYSTTSKCLRRFMLNYFGEAAPEKCGNCSCCLFAEQNAQEVEERAAAAKQRAAANSRRLSARRAAANTDLSEADEKLLAALYALRKRLAAKQNVPAYMVFSDATLREMVQSKPLSMDEFLNITGVGEKKAARYGMAFLRVIEEMVNSR, from the coding sequence ATGGCAGACCCGCATTCTATCTTAAAAAAAGTTTTTGGCTACGACAGCTTCCGCCCCGGGCAGGAGGAGATCGTCCGGCGGTTGCTGGACGGGCAGGATGTGCTGGCCGTGATGCCCACCGGCGCGGGCAAATCCATCTGCTATCAGGTGCCGGCCCTGCTGCTGCCCGGCATCACCATCGTGGTGTCGCCGCTGGTCAGCCTGATGAAGGATCAGGTGGGCGCGCTGGTGCAGGCCGGTGTGGCGGCGGCCTTCCTCAACAACAGCCTCACCGACAACCAGAAAGCCCTCATGCTCCACCGCGCCCGGGAGGGCTGGTATAAGATCATCTATGTCGCCCCGGAGCGGCTGGAGATGCCGGGCTTCCAGCGGTTCGCGCAGGAAAAACTTATCAGCATGGTCACGGTGGATGAGGCCCACTGCATCAGCCAGTGGGGACAGGACTTCCGCCCCAGCTATCTGCGGATCAAGGCGTTCGTGGACAGCCTGCCCAGCCGCCCGGTGGTGGGCGCGTTCACGGCCACCGCCACGGCCCGGGTGCGGGACGACATCCGCAGCCACCTCGACCTCCATCAGCCCTACGAAGTGACTACAGGTTTTGACCGGCCCAACCTCTACTTCGAGACCCGCCGCGCCCTGCCCAGCCAGAAACCGAAGGAGCTGCTGGACCTCGTGCTGCGGGAGGGAGACAACGCGGGCATCGTCTATTGCAGCACCACCAAGCAGGTGGACGAGACGGCCCGCCTGCTTCAGAGCCGGGGCATCCGGGCGGCGGCGTATCACGCCAAGCTGGACGCCGAGGTGCGGCGGAAGAATCAGGACGACTTCCTCTACGACCGGGTCCAGATCATGGTGGCGACGAATGCCTTCGGCATGGGCATCGACAAGCCCAATGTCCGGTTCGTCATCCACTACAATATGCCCAAGGACCTTGAGAGCTACTATCAGGAGGCGGGCCGTGCAGGCCGCGATGGTCTGCCGTCCCGCTGCATCCTGCTCTACTCCGGTACGGACGTGCGGACCATCCGCTTTTTCATCGACAAGGAGATGGAGGCCGACAACGGCCTGCCCGCCGACGTCAAGGCCGAAGCTGCCCGCAAGGCGGAGGAACGGCTCAAATATATGACCTTCTACTCCACCACCTCAAAATGTCTGCGGCGGTTCATGCTGAACTACTTCGGGGAGGCTGCACCCGAGAAGTGCGGCAACTGCTCCTGCTGCCTCTTTGCCGAGCAGAATGCGCAGGAGGTGGAAGAGCGGGCCGCTGCCGCGAAGCAGCGCGCTGCGGCCAACTCCCGGCGGCTGTCTGCCCGCCGTGCTGCCGCCAACACCGACCTCAGTGAGGCCGACGAAAAGCTTCTGGCGGCGCTCTACGCTCTGCGCAAGCGTCTCGCTGCAAAGCAGAACGTCCCGGCGTATATGGTGTTCAGCGACGCCACCCTCCGGGAGATGGTCCAGAGCAAGCCTCTGAGCATGGACGAATTCCTGAACATCACCGGCGTCGGCGAGAAGAAGGCCGCGCGGTATGGCATGGCTTTCCTGCGGGTCATCGAGGAGATGGTCAACTCGCGGTGA
- a CDS encoding glycosyltransferase family 2 protein: MQQKLITFAVPCYNSAAYMRHCIETLLSAGEQAEIILVDDGSVKDETPAICDEYAAKYPTIVKAIHQENGGHGEGVNQGIRNATGLYYKVVDSDDWLDTDALKKVLSRLHALVTRGTAPDLMICNYVYEHTEDGTSHTVRYTNVFPQERLFTWMHVGRFRPDQNLLMHSVLYRTEVLRQCGMVLPKHTFYVDNIFVYQPLPFVKTMYYMDLDLYRYFIGRSDQSVNESVMVKRVDQQLRVTRHMIDCQDLDALKGEKKLRAYMLHYLSMMMAVSDIFLLLDGSAEAKEKQKGLWQYLREHTSAAVYRSIRFGFGGVTNLPFPKGDDIVLGGYRIARKIFKFN, translated from the coding sequence ATGCAGCAGAAACTCATTACCTTTGCCGTCCCGTGCTACAACTCGGCGGCCTATATGCGCCATTGCATCGAGACCCTGCTCTCCGCCGGGGAGCAGGCCGAGATCATCCTTGTGGACGACGGTTCCGTGAAAGACGAGACCCCAGCCATCTGCGACGAGTACGCCGCCAAGTACCCCACTATCGTCAAAGCCATCCATCAGGAGAACGGCGGCCATGGTGAGGGCGTCAATCAGGGCATCCGCAACGCCACCGGCCTCTACTACAAGGTCGTGGACAGCGACGACTGGCTGGACACCGACGCCCTCAAGAAGGTGCTCTCCCGCCTGCACGCCCTCGTGACCCGCGGCACCGCCCCCGACCTCATGATCTGCAACTACGTCTATGAGCACACCGAGGACGGCACCAGCCACACCGTGCGGTACACCAACGTCTTCCCGCAGGAGCGGCTCTTCACATGGATGCACGTGGGCCGCTTCCGCCCCGACCAGAACCTGCTGATGCACTCGGTCCTGTACCGCACCGAGGTGCTGCGCCAGTGCGGCATGGTGCTGCCCAAGCACACCTTCTATGTGGACAACATCTTCGTCTACCAGCCCCTGCCCTTCGTCAAGACCATGTATTATATGGACCTCGACCTCTACCGCTACTTCATCGGCCGCTCCGACCAGAGCGTCAATGAGAGCGTCATGGTCAAGCGCGTGGATCAGCAGCTCCGCGTCACCCGGCACATGATCGACTGTCAGGACCTCGACGCCCTCAAGGGCGAAAAGAAGCTTCGGGCCTATATGCTCCACTACCTCTCGATGATGATGGCGGTCAGCGACATCTTCCTGCTGCTGGACGGCAGCGCCGAGGCCAAGGAGAAGCAGAAGGGCCTGTGGCAGTACCTGCGCGAGCACACCAGCGCTGCGGTCTACCGCTCCATCCGCTTCGGTTTCGGCGGCGTGACCAACCTGCCCTTCCCCAAAGGCGACGATATCGTGCTGGGCGGCTACCGCATCGCACGGAAGATCTTTAAGTTCAACTAA
- a CDS encoding ATP-dependent Clp protease ATP-binding subunit, with translation MVCSRCQKRPAIIFVQRMENGQMKNEGFCLHCARELHIKPVEDLMKQFGMSDEDMDNMENRMESMMDEMGDANPLSLMMNMGQPTEGEESEGDDDLVPGSSATFPLGVKAEGEAGNGKKAQKNGKKPPRRKFLDTYCENLTRKAREGRLDDIVGRDREIYRTIQILSRRQKNNPCLIGEAGVGKTAIAEGIAERIAKGDVPVGLKDKEIFLLDLTSLVAGTQFRGQFEQRVKGLLSEVKAAGNIILFIDEIHTITSAGESEGAMNAGNILKPALSRGEIQVIGATTFNEYRKYIEKDQALERRFQPVRVEEPSVADTLAVMNGIKKYYEEHHHVQVEADVLSAIVTLSERYITDRYLPDKAIDLLDEACACCNLAHPVISEYLEMQKELDGLKQEEAEMESADVNEAIDYEQVAQRKTRIAKLEAELPAKQAAASEIRVTMDDVAKVIELWTGIPAVKIQETEFAKLAGLEAELKKKIIGQDEAVHLVAQAVKRSRADLSGRRRPASFIFVGPTGVGKTELVKQLANQLFDGPDPLIRLDMSEYMEKYAVSRMIGSPPGYVGYEEAGQLTEKVRRRPYSVVLFDEIEKAHPDVMNILLQILDEGKINDAQGRTVDFSNTVICMTSNAGSGDKSTSGLGFNKSEEQLSEEKTRKALSQFLRPEFLGRVDEVIAFKPLSQQTLEGIAALMLDEYKPSMESKGIAYRYTPAALSALVAKSQGGKFGARDLRRVIRKAVEDPAAERIIDGTLKAGGSLTVDAENGEVILK, from the coding sequence ATGGTCTGCAGTCGCTGTCAGAAACGTCCGGCCATCATCTTCGTCCAGCGGATGGAGAACGGCCAGATGAAAAATGAAGGCTTTTGCCTGCACTGTGCCCGTGAACTGCACATCAAGCCCGTCGAGGACCTGATGAAGCAGTTCGGGATGTCCGACGAGGACATGGACAACATGGAAAACCGGATGGAGAGCATGATGGACGAGATGGGAGACGCGAACCCCCTCTCCCTCATGATGAATATGGGCCAGCCGACGGAGGGCGAGGAGAGCGAGGGAGATGACGACCTCGTGCCCGGCTCCAGCGCGACCTTCCCGCTGGGCGTCAAGGCGGAGGGCGAAGCCGGAAACGGCAAAAAGGCCCAGAAAAACGGCAAGAAGCCGCCCCGCCGCAAATTCCTCGATACCTATTGTGAGAATCTGACCCGCAAGGCCCGGGAGGGCAGGCTGGACGACATCGTGGGCCGCGACCGCGAAATTTATCGCACGATTCAGATTCTGAGCCGCCGCCAGAAGAACAACCCCTGCCTCATCGGCGAGGCGGGCGTCGGCAAGACGGCCATCGCTGAGGGCATCGCGGAGCGGATCGCCAAGGGCGATGTTCCCGTGGGCCTGAAGGACAAGGAAATTTTCCTGCTCGATCTGACCAGCCTCGTGGCCGGCACCCAGTTCCGGGGCCAGTTCGAACAGCGGGTCAAGGGCCTGCTCAGTGAGGTCAAGGCCGCGGGCAACATCATCCTCTTTATTGATGAGATCCACACCATCACCTCGGCGGGCGAGAGCGAGGGCGCGATGAACGCGGGCAACATCCTCAAGCCTGCCCTGTCCAGAGGCGAAATTCAGGTCATCGGCGCCACCACCTTCAACGAGTACCGCAAGTATATCGAGAAGGATCAGGCCCTTGAGCGCCGCTTCCAGCCCGTCCGGGTGGAGGAACCCAGCGTGGCCGATACGCTGGCCGTCATGAACGGCATCAAGAAGTATTACGAGGAGCACCACCATGTGCAGGTGGAGGCGGATGTCCTCTCGGCCATCGTCACCCTCAGTGAGCGGTACATCACCGACCGCTACCTCCCCGATAAGGCCATCGACCTGCTGGACGAGGCCTGCGCCTGCTGCAACCTTGCCCACCCGGTCATCTCGGAATACCTCGAGATGCAGAAGGAGCTGGACGGCCTGAAGCAGGAGGAGGCGGAGATGGAGTCTGCCGACGTCAACGAGGCCATCGACTATGAGCAGGTGGCCCAGCGGAAGACCCGCATCGCAAAGCTGGAAGCTGAGCTGCCCGCAAAGCAGGCCGCAGCCAGCGAGATCAGGGTCACGATGGATGATGTGGCCAAGGTCATCGAGCTGTGGACGGGCATCCCGGCAGTAAAAATTCAGGAGACGGAGTTCGCAAAGCTGGCCGGGCTGGAAGCGGAGCTGAAAAAGAAGATCATCGGTCAGGACGAGGCTGTCCATCTCGTGGCACAGGCCGTCAAGCGGAGCCGTGCCGACCTGTCGGGACGCCGTCGCCCGGCCAGTTTCATCTTCGTCGGCCCCACCGGCGTCGGCAAGACCGAGCTGGTCAAGCAGCTGGCAAACCAGCTCTTTGACGGCCCTGATCCCCTCATCCGCCTCGATATGAGCGAGTATATGGAGAAGTATGCGGTGTCCCGCATGATCGGCTCGCCTCCGGGCTATGTGGGCTACGAGGAGGCCGGTCAGCTCACCGAAAAGGTGCGCCGCCGCCCCTACAGCGTCGTCCTCTTCGATGAGATCGAAAAGGCCCACCCCGACGTCATGAACATCCTGCTCCAAATTCTGGACGAGGGAAAGATCAACGATGCACAGGGCCGGACGGTGGATTTCTCCAACACGGTCATCTGCATGACCTCCAACGCCGGAAGCGGCGACAAGAGCACCTCCGGACTCGGCTTCAACAAGAGCGAGGAGCAGCTGAGCGAGGAAAAGACCCGCAAGGCTCTGAGCCAGTTCCTGCGGCCCGAGTTCCTTGGCCGCGTGGATGAGGTCATCGCCTTCAAGCCCCTGAGCCAGCAGACGCTGGAGGGCATCGCGGCCCTCATGCTGGACGAGTACAAGCCCAGCATGGAATCGAAGGGCATCGCCTACCGCTACACCCCGGCGGCGCTGTCCGCCCTCGTGGCCAAGAGTCAGGGCGGCAAGTTCGGTGCCCGCGACCTCCGCCGCGTCATCCGCAAGGCGGTGGAAGACCCTGCCGCCGAGCGCATCATCGACGGCACCCTGAAGGCAGGCGGGAGCCTGACCGTGGACGCCGAGAACGGCGAAGTCATCCTGAAGTAA